The following coding sequences are from one Candidatus Stygibacter australis window:
- a CDS encoding VWA domain-containing protein: MLEFFKPDWLWGILICIPYLIWEIFYYEKKRLRFHHNRIELLKSLSISSWLRFIPILLRILLISSLFIALARPRLANQKQKITGNGIDIILAVDISGSMQAVDFQPTNRLEAAKKVAAEFIKKRKNDRIGVIVFSDHAYTKCPLTLDYNMLMTIFGDIKIDEEAQGTAIGMGLATAVARLKDSEAKSKVIVLITDGKDNTGQIHPLTAANMAATFGIKVYTIGVGRKGMVDFPYGNGYRKVNIDFDIDILNDIAKTCGTDHARLARNTEQLEEVMDYIDNMEKTQIEIKNYYEYEELFTRWILLAIILLALEFIFRFFILKQLP, from the coding sequence ATGCTTGAGTTTTTTAAACCTGACTGGCTCTGGGGAATATTGATCTGTATACCATATCTTATCTGGGAAATATTCTATTACGAAAAGAAACGTCTTAGATTCCACCATAATCGCATTGAACTGCTGAAATCACTTTCAATATCTTCATGGCTTCGATTCATTCCAATCCTTTTAAGGATACTGCTCATTTCTTCATTATTTATTGCGCTTGCCCGTCCCAGGCTGGCAAATCAAAAACAGAAAATCACTGGAAATGGAATTGATATTATTTTAGCTGTAGATATTTCAGGAAGTATGCAGGCTGTTGATTTTCAGCCAACTAATCGTTTGGAAGCTGCAAAAAAGGTGGCAGCTGAATTTATCAAAAAACGTAAAAATGACCGGATTGGCGTAATCGTTTTTTCTGATCATGCATACACTAAATGCCCCTTAACATTAGATTATAATATGCTGATGACAATATTTGGTGATATTAAAATCGATGAAGAAGCTCAAGGTACTGCTATTGGCATGGGACTGGCAACTGCGGTAGCCAGACTTAAAGATTCCGAAGCAAAGTCGAAAGTTATTGTTCTGATAACTGATGGAAAAGATAATACCGGGCAAATACATCCCCTTACTGCTGCAAACATGGCTGCCACATTTGGGATCAAAGTATATACAATAGGTGTCGGCAGAAAAGGAATGGTGGACTTTCCTTATGGCAATGGCTATAGAAAGGTAAATATTGATTTTGATATTGATATCCTAAATGATATTGCCAAAACATGCGGAACAGACCATGCCCGGCTTGCCAGAAATACTGAACAGCTTGAAGAAGTAATGGATTATATCGATAACATGGAAAAGACCCAGATTGAGATCAAAAACTACTACGAATACGAAGAGCTTTTCACGCGCTGGATTCTGCTGGCAATTATTCTGCTGGCATTGGAATTCATATTCCGGTTCTTTATATTAAAACAACTTCCATAG
- a CDS encoding VWA domain-containing protein: MHWGNPEAFFLLLLIPIALILVFLSKKLRLKAFSKFAENRFYDYYLQQFSSFKFNLKNTFLIIALFFMIIALARPQWDREVQIVQKEGVDIVICMDVSKSMDAKDIQPSRIERAKDQISLFIDQLKGDRIAIVTFAGRSFVQCPLTDDYGAAKLFLSLLDTETVTSYGTNIGKALETSLQVFSEKDKHKIIILVSDGEDLEEKAIDFAEEAKKQGAIIYSLGIGSPDGSTIPVLDENGNTVYAKNDAGEIIFSKLNVDILSKIAKATNGRFFPITPQQSEIFQILNEIKTLEKKKIDARQYSRYKDQYSYFVIAALIFIIIEFLIMVVRNTPFERVIKTRR; this comes from the coding sequence ATGCACTGGGGTAATCCTGAAGCTTTCTTTCTTTTGCTATTAATTCCTATAGCTTTGATACTTGTCTTTTTATCTAAGAAATTACGCTTAAAAGCGTTTTCAAAATTTGCTGAAAACCGCTTTTATGATTATTACTTACAACAGTTTTCTTCCTTTAAGTTTAATCTTAAAAATACCTTTCTGATTATCGCTCTCTTCTTTATGATCATAGCTCTTGCAAGACCACAATGGGATCGTGAAGTCCAGATCGTGCAAAAAGAAGGTGTAGATATAGTGATCTGTATGGATGTTTCCAAAAGTATGGATGCTAAAGATATTCAACCAAGCAGGATTGAAAGAGCAAAAGATCAAATCTCTCTATTTATCGATCAGCTTAAAGGTGATCGGATCGCCATTGTAACTTTTGCTGGACGCAGTTTTGTTCAATGTCCCCTTACTGATGATTATGGGGCAGCAAAACTCTTCCTAAGTCTTCTTGATACTGAGACTGTAACTTCTTATGGTACCAATATCGGCAAGGCTCTGGAGACATCTTTACAGGTGTTCTCTGAAAAAGACAAACATAAAATAATTATCCTGGTTTCTGATGGTGAGGATCTGGAAGAGAAAGCTATAGACTTTGCTGAAGAAGCAAAAAAACAGGGAGCTATTATCTATTCTCTGGGTATTGGATCACCAGATGGCAGCACTATCCCGGTTCTCGATGAAAATGGAAATACTGTATATGCCAAAAATGACGCTGGTGAAATAATATTCTCTAAACTTAATGTTGATATATTGAGCAAGATTGCAAAAGCCACTAATGGTAGGTTTTTTCCTATCACACCACAACAATCAGAAATATTTCAGATACTTAATGAGATAAAGACTCTGGAAAAGAAAAAAATTGATGCTCGTCAATATTCTCGCTACAAAGATCAATACAGTTATTTTGTAATTGCTGCCCTAATTTTTATTATTATTGAGTTTCTTATTATGGTAGTTCGCAACACACCCTTTGAAAGGGTTATCAAAACAAGGAGATGA
- a CDS encoding tetratricopeptide repeat protein, with amino-acid sequence MRSASVIFILLIISNAALGEILTYDKVITNSKANQEYKSKDIEAAQQKYRSNALKYPEDSALHYNLGNALYKQGKLEDAEAEYKMAMRDQDFNDKSKLYQNMGNIKFQQQDYKNALEYFKKSLMNDPRNPDARYNYELASRYLQKQQEQQQQQNQDQDNKDENKDKDKQKQQQQQGDDKKEDKEKQKQQQEQQQKQGDEEQKQQQQKVEKSKDEKEAEQMLKALLANEKEEMQKEKEKKSAERQKSGKYW; translated from the coding sequence ATGCGCTCAGCTTCTGTTATCTTTATTCTATTGATTATTTCCAATGCAGCTTTAGGAGAAATACTCACCTATGATAAAGTGATCACAAACAGCAAAGCAAACCAGGAATATAAATCTAAAGACATTGAAGCAGCTCAGCAAAAATACAGATCTAATGCCTTGAAGTATCCTGAAGATAGTGCTTTGCATTACAATCTGGGAAATGCTCTATACAAGCAGGGAAAACTTGAAGATGCTGAAGCAGAATATAAGATGGCAATGCGAGATCAGGATTTCAATGATAAATCAAAGCTCTACCAGAATATGGGTAATATAAAATTTCAACAGCAGGATTATAAAAATGCTCTGGAGTACTTCAAAAAATCTCTGATGAATGATCCCCGGAATCCTGATGCCCGTTATAATTATGAACTGGCATCTCGTTATTTGCAAAAGCAGCAGGAACAGCAGCAACAGCAAAACCAGGATCAAGATAATAAAGATGAAAACAAAGACAAAGACAAACAAAAGCAGCAGCAGCAGCAGGGTGATGATAAAAAAGAAGACAAGGAAAAACAAAAGCAGCAACAAGAACAGCAGCAAAAGCAAGGTGATGAAGAACAGAAGCAGCAGCAACAGAAAGTAGAGAAATCCAAAGATGAAAAAGAAGCTGAGCAAATGCTGAAAGCTCTTCTGGCAAATGAAAAGGAAGAGATGCAAAAAGAAAAGGAAAAGAAATCTGCTGAAAGACAAAAATCCGGGAAATACTGGTAA